Genomic segment of Gemmatimonas sp. UBA7669:
GGGTGCTTCGCGACGAACTCGACCTCAAGGGGACCAAGTTCGGTTGCGGCGCCAATCGCTGCGGCGCCTGCACCGTGCACATCAACGGCGTGGCGCAGCGTACCTGCACGCTGCCGGTCTCACGCGCGGCCGGCGCCGACGTCACTACCATCGAGGGGCTCGACCCCAACGGTGCGCACGCCGTGCAGAAGGCCTGGGAAGAACTCGACGTACCGCAGTGCGGTTACTGTCAGGCTGGCCAGATGATGGCCGCGGCGGGCTTGCTGGCCAAGACGCCCAAGCCCACGGACGCCGACATCGACACGGCGCTCAACACGAATCTCTGCCGCTGCGCGACCTATCTGCGCATTCGCGCGGCCGTACATCGTGCCGCGGAGAT
This window contains:
- a CDS encoding (2Fe-2S)-binding protein, encoding MPITLKVNGTSRTVDVPPDMPLLWVLRDELDLKGTKFGCGANRCGACTVHINGVAQRTCTLPVSRAAGADVTTIEGLDPNGAHAVQKAWEELDVPQCGYCQAGQMMAAAGLLAKTPKPTDADIDTALNTNLCRCATYLRIRAAVHRAAEIKAGGAAVGSSGAPGED